In Deltaproteobacteria bacterium, the following are encoded in one genomic region:
- a CDS encoding replication-associated recombination protein A, producing the protein MVKGPTQGKTGNLFAAAAQARAYKPLAERLRPQTLHEMVGQPKLLREGAPLRRLIERGEIPSMILWGPPGCGKTTLARTLANHLKAHFETLSAVMGGVKDIRRIVQEAEERRNYHGHRTLLFIDEIHRFNKAQQDALLPHVESGLFTLVGATTENPSFEVNSALLSRCRVFVLEKLPKEDLAELLNRALSDKQNGLGRRGITATMEVLEQLSKLSQGDARYALGTLEVCCDLAQSEELSELTLELVESAAQQKMILYDKAGDEHYGVVSAFIKSMRGSDPDAAVYWMTRMLEAGEPPRFILRRMVIFASEDIGNADPQALQVAMNALGAFELMGLPEGVLPLTQAATYLACAPKSNAILAAYTSARKELKENGALPVPKKLLNATSGLAKALGSGKNYKYPHNFTGNYVAESYLPDDLEGARYYHPSDQGYEAVIKERLSNWRGESEEDSD; encoded by the coding sequence ATGGTTAAAGGCCCAACCCAAGGCAAGACCGGGAATCTTTTTGCCGCCGCAGCCCAGGCGCGCGCCTACAAGCCATTAGCTGAACGCCTACGCCCGCAAACCCTTCATGAGATGGTGGGGCAACCTAAGCTCCTGCGTGAGGGGGCTCCACTGCGACGCCTTATCGAACGCGGTGAAATCCCATCAATGATTTTATGGGGACCACCCGGATGCGGGAAAACCACCCTAGCAAGAACTCTTGCCAACCACCTCAAAGCTCATTTTGAGACGCTGTCCGCCGTCATGGGCGGGGTCAAAGATATACGCCGTATTGTTCAAGAAGCTGAGGAGCGCCGCAATTATCACGGGCATCGCACGCTTCTCTTCATCGACGAGATTCACCGCTTTAATAAAGCCCAACAAGACGCCCTACTTCCGCACGTTGAGTCTGGTCTCTTCACACTCGTCGGCGCCACCACCGAAAATCCAAGCTTCGAAGTCAACTCAGCACTGCTTTCGCGCTGCCGTGTGTTTGTCCTTGAGAAGCTCCCCAAAGAAGACCTTGCTGAACTGCTCAATAGAGCGCTTTCGGACAAACAAAATGGGCTGGGCCGCCGCGGCATTACCGCCACGATGGAAGTACTTGAGCAGCTCTCAAAATTAAGCCAAGGCGATGCACGCTATGCACTGGGCACCCTTGAAGTCTGTTGTGACCTCGCCCAATCCGAAGAGCTCTCAGAACTAACCCTCGAACTCGTTGAATCCGCTGCTCAGCAAAAAATGATTCTCTACGATAAAGCCGGCGACGAGCATTACGGAGTCGTGAGTGCATTTATCAAATCCATGCGCGGCAGCGACCCTGATGCAGCCGTCTACTGGATGACTCGGATGCTTGAGGCAGGCGAGCCACCACGATTTATACTCAGGCGTATGGTCATCTTCGCCAGTGAAGACATTGGGAATGCAGATCCTCAGGCGCTGCAAGTTGCCATGAATGCGTTGGGCGCGTTTGAATTGATGGGGCTCCCCGAAGGCGTTCTGCCGCTTACCCAAGCGGCCACGTATTTAGCCTGTGCACCGAAATCCAATGCTATCCTTGCAGCCTACACAAGTGCCCGTAAGGAGCTTAAAGAAAATGGCGCATTGCCTGTGCCCAAAAAGCTACTTAACGCAACCAGTGGGCTTGCCAAGGCGCTGGGCAGCGGGAAAAACTACAAATACCCGCATAACTTTACAGGCAACTATGTTGCAGAATCTTATCTACCCGATGATCTGGAAGGGGCTCGTTACT